One stretch of Amycolatopsis tolypomycina DNA includes these proteins:
- a CDS encoding DUF4383 domain-containing protein, with product MSTASPTRTRTPVQVAAAVVAVVFLLVGVLGFVPGITTDYDQLSFAGHDSMAMLLGVFMVSVLHNIVHLLFGVVGLASARTPRGARLFLIAGGAVYLVLWLYGLLIDHGSDANFVPVNTADNWLHLGLGVGMIALGLLTGRADRTAGPGPHATRGPGLG from the coding sequence ATGTCCACCGCTTCCCCCACCCGCACCAGGACCCCGGTTCAGGTCGCCGCCGCGGTCGTAGCGGTCGTTTTCCTGCTGGTCGGCGTGCTCGGCTTCGTCCCGGGCATCACGACGGACTACGACCAGCTGAGCTTCGCCGGCCACGACTCGATGGCCATGCTGCTCGGCGTGTTCATGGTCTCGGTGCTGCACAACATCGTCCACCTGCTGTTCGGTGTCGTGGGCCTCGCCTCGGCCCGCACCCCGCGCGGCGCCCGGCTGTTCCTCATCGCCGGGGGAGCCGTGTACCTCGTGCTCTGGCTCTACGGGCTGCTGATCGACCACGGCAGCGACGCGAACTTCGTGCCCGTGAACACCGCGGACAACTGGCTGCACCTGGGCCTGGGCGTCGGCATGATCGCCCTCGGCCTGCTCACCGGCCGCGCGGACCGCACCGCCGGTCCGGGGCCGCACGCCACCCGGGGCCCCGGCCTCGGCTGA
- a CDS encoding alpha-L-arabinofuranosidase B produces the protein MARQPRTLRPRALAASLIATGALVTGLVAGGGTSQAATQGPCDIYAAGGTPCVAAHSTTRALYGAYTGPLYQVRRASDNTTRDIAPLAAGGVANAATQDTFCAGTTCLITVIYDQSGRNNRLTQAPPGGFQGPAAGGYDNLANATAAPITVGGHKAYGVYVAPGTGYRNNNATGTATGDQPEGMYAILDGTHYNGGCCFDYGNAERNSRDNGNGTMEAIYFGNSKTWGYGAGNGPWIMADLENGLFSGVNQRYNANDPSISHRFLTAIVKGGPNRWAIRGGNAQSGGVSTFYDGVRPNVAGYNPMKKEGAIILGIGGDNSIGARGTFYEGVMTSGYPSDATENAVQANITAAGYATSSAGTGLTPGTSVSLRATTPGYTDRYVHHTGSTVDSVVVGSGSSATEKGNASWTVRTGLGSGSCVSFESKNVPGQYLRHQNYRMYLQANDGSALFAQDATFCPEAGRNGQGVSLRSLNFADRYVRHYDNVVYIAANGGSNTFDNANAYSDDVSWLVSSPWAS, from the coding sequence ATGGCACGACAGCCGAGAACCCTCCGTCCCCGCGCCCTCGCGGCGAGCCTGATCGCCACCGGCGCGCTCGTCACCGGCCTCGTCGCCGGCGGCGGGACGTCCCAGGCGGCCACCCAGGGGCCGTGCGACATCTACGCGGCAGGCGGCACCCCGTGCGTCGCCGCGCATTCCACGACCCGCGCCCTGTACGGTGCCTACACCGGTCCGCTGTACCAGGTCCGGCGCGCGTCCGACAACACCACCCGCGACATCGCGCCCCTGGCCGCGGGTGGTGTGGCCAACGCCGCGACGCAGGATACGTTCTGCGCGGGCACCACCTGCCTCATCACGGTCATCTACGACCAGTCCGGCCGGAACAACCGCCTCACCCAGGCTCCGCCGGGCGGGTTTCAGGGGCCGGCCGCGGGCGGGTACGACAACCTCGCCAACGCGACCGCGGCCCCGATCACCGTCGGCGGCCACAAGGCCTACGGCGTCTACGTGGCACCCGGAACCGGTTACCGCAACAACAACGCCACCGGGACCGCGACCGGCGACCAGCCGGAAGGCATGTACGCCATCCTCGACGGCACGCACTACAACGGCGGCTGCTGCTTCGACTACGGCAACGCCGAGCGCAACAGCCGGGACAACGGCAACGGCACGATGGAAGCCATCTACTTCGGCAACAGCAAGACGTGGGGCTACGGCGCGGGCAACGGCCCGTGGATCATGGCCGACCTCGAGAACGGCCTCTTCTCCGGCGTGAACCAGCGCTACAACGCCAACGACCCCAGCATCAGCCACCGCTTCCTGACCGCCATCGTCAAGGGCGGCCCCAACCGGTGGGCCATCCGCGGCGGCAACGCCCAGTCCGGTGGCGTGTCGACCTTCTACGACGGCGTGCGCCCGAACGTCGCGGGCTACAACCCGATGAAGAAGGAAGGCGCCATCATCCTGGGCATCGGCGGTGACAACAGCATCGGCGCCCGCGGCACCTTCTACGAAGGCGTGATGACGTCCGGGTACCCGTCGGACGCCACGGAGAACGCCGTGCAGGCCAACATCACCGCGGCCGGTTACGCGACGAGCTCCGCGGGCACCGGCCTGACGCCGGGCACGTCCGTCTCGCTGCGCGCCACCACCCCCGGCTACACCGATCGCTACGTCCACCACACCGGATCCACTGTGGACAGCGTGGTCGTCGGGAGCGGGAGTTCCGCCACGGAGAAGGGCAACGCGTCCTGGACCGTCCGAACCGGACTCGGCAGCGGCTCGTGCGTGTCGTTCGAGTCGAAGAACGTCCCCGGGCAGTACCTGCGGCACCAGAACTACCGCATGTACCTGCAGGCCAACGACGGGAGCGCGCTGTTCGCCCAGGACGCGACGTTCTGCCCGGAGGCCGGCCGCAACGGCCAGGGTGTCTCGCTCAGGTCGCTCAACTTCGCCGACCGGTACGTCCGCCACTACGACAACGTCGTCTACATCGCCGCCAACGGCGGGTCGAACACGTTCGACAACGCCAATGCCTACAGCGACGACGTGAGCTGGCTCGTCAGTTCACCGTGGGCTTCCTGA
- a CDS encoding winged helix-turn-helix transcriptional regulator, with product MDGQADAEHEALVADVFSAACASRAVLEHVTGRWGVLALVALNDGVFRFNALRRRVQGVSEKMLAQTLQALERDGFVHREARPTIPPHVEYSLTPAGQRVAQRLMGLIEVLEAAVPDVVAAQARYDAAKAAGA from the coding sequence GTGGATGGACAAGCTGACGCCGAGCACGAGGCCCTGGTCGCCGACGTGTTCAGTGCCGCGTGCGCGTCCCGTGCCGTGCTGGAGCACGTGACCGGCCGCTGGGGAGTGCTGGCGCTCGTCGCGCTCAACGACGGCGTGTTCCGGTTCAACGCGCTGCGCCGCCGGGTGCAGGGCGTCAGCGAGAAGATGCTCGCCCAGACGCTGCAGGCGCTCGAGCGCGACGGCTTCGTGCACCGCGAAGCGCGGCCGACGATCCCGCCGCACGTCGAATACAGCCTCACGCCGGCCGGGCAGCGGGTGGCACAACGGCTGATGGGGTTGATCGAGGTTCTCGAGGCTGCCGTGCCCGACGTCGTGGCGGCCCAGGCGCGCTACGACGCCGCCAAAGCCGCGGGCGCGTGA
- a CDS encoding manganese catalase family protein: MFRHTKLLQFEAKPEKPDPVYAHKLQELIGGAFGEMTVTMQYLFQGWNCRIEGKYKDLIMDTATEEIGHVEMLATMVARLLEGAPATATAESVKDPVMAAVIGGMDVQQAIVAGGGALPADSNGTPWNGKYIVASGNLLADFRANAAAEAQGRLQTARLYNMTDDPGVKAMLQFNLARDTVHQKQWLAAIEELKADGLEDDIAPNALLDEEDQTHNHTIWHLSDGPDGAKGTSWTTDAGIEYLMDPEPLGGPGTAPKPDPALYGTYAPLQDAKGTAKGKAKDVKNKLT, encoded by the coding sequence GTGTTCCGTCACACGAAGCTGCTGCAGTTCGAAGCCAAGCCCGAAAAGCCCGACCCCGTCTACGCCCACAAGCTCCAGGAGCTCATCGGCGGCGCGTTCGGCGAAATGACCGTCACGATGCAGTACCTGTTCCAGGGCTGGAACTGCCGCATCGAAGGCAAGTACAAAGACCTGATCATGGACACCGCGACCGAAGAGATCGGGCACGTCGAAATGCTCGCCACCATGGTCGCGCGCCTGCTCGAAGGGGCACCCGCGACCGCCACCGCCGAGTCCGTCAAGGACCCGGTGATGGCCGCGGTGATCGGCGGGATGGACGTCCAGCAGGCGATCGTCGCCGGCGGCGGCGCCCTGCCCGCCGACAGCAACGGCACCCCGTGGAACGGCAAGTACATCGTCGCCTCCGGCAACCTGCTCGCCGACTTCCGCGCCAACGCCGCCGCCGAAGCACAGGGCCGGCTGCAGACCGCACGGCTGTACAACATGACCGACGACCCCGGAGTCAAGGCCATGCTCCAGTTCAACCTCGCCCGCGACACCGTCCACCAGAAGCAGTGGCTGGCCGCGATCGAAGAGCTCAAGGCCGACGGCCTCGAGGACGACATCGCCCCCAACGCCCTGCTCGACGAAGAAGACCAGACCCACAACCACACCATCTGGCACCTCTCCGACGGCCCCGACGGCGCCAAAGGCACCAGCTGGACCACCGACGCCGGCATCGAATACCTCATGGACCCCGAACCCCTCGGCGGCCCCGGCACAGCGCCGAAGCCCGACCCCGCGCTGTACGGGACCTACGCGCCGCTGCAGGACGCGAAGGGCACGGCCAAGGGCAAAGCCAAGGACGTCAAGAACAAGCTGACCTGA
- a CDS encoding SDR family oxidoreductase: MIVVTGATGHLGKLVVEGLLEKLPADQVVAAVRTPEKAAGLAERGVDVRRADYADPESLVAAFKGADKVLLVSSSEVGQRVAQHQAVVDAAKQAGVGHLVYTSAPQATTSALVLAPEHKATEELIQASGLTATILRNNWYNENYLETIKQAVATGSFAGSAGEGRVASATRADYAAAAVAVLTGEGHEGKIYELAGDVAWSNAELAAEIGKATGRETTYADLPADEHAKVLTQAGLPEPVVGMLVGIDAGIKDGLLAETTGDLRALIGRPSTPIGVTVAEVAGTL; encoded by the coding sequence ATGATCGTCGTCACCGGCGCCACCGGCCACCTCGGCAAGCTCGTCGTCGAAGGCCTGCTCGAGAAACTGCCCGCCGACCAGGTCGTCGCCGCGGTGCGCACGCCAGAGAAGGCGGCCGGCCTGGCCGAACGCGGGGTCGACGTCCGCCGCGCGGACTACGCCGACCCCGAGAGCCTGGTCGCCGCGTTCAAGGGGGCCGACAAGGTGCTGCTGGTCTCCAGCAGCGAAGTCGGCCAGCGCGTCGCCCAGCACCAGGCGGTCGTCGACGCGGCCAAGCAGGCCGGTGTCGGCCACCTCGTCTACACGAGCGCCCCGCAGGCGACGACGTCGGCGCTCGTGCTGGCCCCGGAGCACAAGGCGACCGAGGAGCTGATCCAGGCATCCGGCCTGACCGCCACGATCCTGCGCAACAACTGGTACAACGAGAACTACCTCGAGACGATCAAGCAGGCCGTCGCCACCGGCAGCTTCGCCGGCAGCGCCGGTGAGGGCCGGGTCGCCAGCGCCACCCGCGCCGACTACGCCGCGGCCGCGGTCGCCGTGCTGACCGGCGAAGGCCACGAAGGCAAGATCTACGAACTCGCCGGGGACGTCGCGTGGTCGAACGCGGAGCTCGCCGCCGAGATCGGCAAGGCCACCGGCCGCGAGACCACCTACGCCGACCTGCCGGCCGACGAGCACGCCAAGGTGCTCACCCAGGCCGGTCTGCCGGAGCCGGTCGTCGGCATGCTCGTGGGGATCGACGCCGGCATCAAGGACGGCCTGCTCGCCGAGACCACGGGCGACCTCCGCGCCCTCATCGGCCGGCCGAGCACGCCGATCGGCGTCACCGTGGCCGAGGTCGCCGGCACGCTCTGA
- the glgX gene encoding glycogen debranching protein GlgX — translation MQPWPGSPYPLGADYDGVGTNFALFSEVADRVDLCLFAPDGTETRIRLPEVDGFVHHGYLTGIGPGQEYGFRVHGPHDPARGLRCNPAKLLLDPYAKAVTGRVDWDESVFGYRFGRPGERNDDDSAAHTVRAVVVNPYFDWANDRPPNVPYNESVIYEAHVRGLTKLHPDIPEELRGTYSGLAHPVMVEYLKTLGVTAVELMPVHQFLHDHALTERGLANYWGYNTIAFFAPHNGYAASILPATPGSEVHEFKAMVRTLHEAGIEVILDVVYNHTAEGNHLGPTLSMRGIDNQAYYRLVENDPQYYMDYTGTGNSLNVRQPHTLQLIMDSLRYWVTEMHVDGFRFDLAATLAREFYDVDRLATFFDLVQQDPVVSQVKLIAEPWDVGPGGYQVGNFPPLWTEWNGAYRDTVRDFWRGEPSTLGEFASRITGSSDLYQNDGRRPFASINFVTAHDGFTLNDLVSYNEKHNEANGEDGRDGADDNRSWNCGAEGPTEDEKVLDLRARQRRNMIATLLLSQGVPMLLHGDELGRTQQGNNNAYCQDNELSWVDWSQLEHNRELFEFTAAVVDLRHQHPVFRRRRFFAGRPIRRGDELRDIAWFTPAGDEMTDQDWEAGFGRSIMVFLNGTAIPDLDARGERVVDDSFLLCFNAHDDDIEMTVPDGGYGEEWAIVLDTATGEVFHRSVGGVLVGGVAGDQLATPRTVPGQGTLVVGGRSLTVLLRTKEQEG, via the coding sequence GTGCAGCCCTGGCCCGGTTCCCCCTACCCGCTCGGAGCCGATTACGACGGTGTCGGCACCAACTTCGCGCTCTTCTCCGAGGTCGCCGACCGCGTCGACCTGTGCCTGTTCGCCCCGGACGGAACCGAGACCCGGATCCGGCTGCCGGAGGTCGACGGCTTCGTCCACCACGGCTACCTGACCGGCATCGGTCCCGGCCAGGAGTACGGCTTCCGCGTCCACGGGCCGCACGACCCCGCCCGCGGCTTGCGGTGCAACCCCGCCAAGCTGCTGCTCGACCCGTACGCCAAGGCCGTCACCGGCCGGGTGGACTGGGACGAATCCGTGTTCGGCTACCGGTTCGGCCGTCCCGGCGAGCGCAACGACGACGACTCCGCGGCGCACACCGTCCGCGCGGTCGTCGTCAACCCGTACTTCGACTGGGCCAACGACCGGCCGCCGAACGTGCCGTACAACGAGAGCGTCATCTACGAGGCCCACGTCCGCGGGCTGACCAAGCTGCACCCGGACATCCCGGAGGAGCTGCGGGGGACGTACTCCGGCCTGGCGCACCCGGTGATGGTCGAGTACCTCAAGACGCTCGGCGTGACCGCCGTCGAACTGATGCCGGTCCACCAGTTCCTGCACGACCACGCCCTCACCGAGCGCGGCCTGGCCAACTACTGGGGCTACAACACGATCGCCTTCTTCGCGCCGCACAACGGATACGCGGCGTCGATCCTGCCCGCGACACCGGGCAGCGAGGTGCACGAGTTCAAGGCGATGGTGCGGACGCTGCACGAGGCGGGCATCGAGGTCATCCTCGACGTCGTCTACAACCACACGGCCGAGGGCAACCACCTCGGGCCGACACTGTCCATGCGCGGCATCGACAACCAGGCCTACTACCGGCTGGTCGAGAACGACCCGCAGTACTACATGGACTACACCGGCACCGGCAACTCGCTCAACGTGCGCCAGCCGCACACGCTGCAGCTGATCATGGACTCACTGCGGTACTGGGTGACGGAGATGCACGTCGACGGCTTCCGGTTCGACCTCGCCGCCACGCTCGCCCGCGAGTTCTACGACGTCGACCGGCTGGCCACGTTCTTCGACCTCGTGCAGCAGGACCCGGTGGTGAGCCAGGTGAAGCTGATCGCCGAGCCGTGGGACGTCGGCCCCGGCGGCTACCAGGTCGGCAACTTCCCGCCGCTGTGGACCGAGTGGAACGGCGCCTACCGGGACACCGTCCGCGACTTCTGGCGCGGCGAGCCGTCGACGCTGGGCGAGTTCGCGAGCCGGATCACCGGCTCGTCGGACCTCTACCAGAACGACGGCCGCCGCCCGTTCGCGTCGATCAACTTCGTCACCGCGCACGACGGCTTCACGCTGAACGACCTGGTGTCCTACAACGAAAAGCACAACGAGGCCAACGGCGAGGACGGCCGCGACGGCGCCGACGACAACCGCTCGTGGAACTGCGGCGCGGAGGGCCCGACCGAGGACGAGAAGGTCCTCGACCTCCGGGCCCGCCAGCGCCGCAACATGATCGCGACGCTGCTGCTGTCCCAGGGCGTCCCGATGCTCCTGCACGGCGACGAGCTCGGCCGCACCCAGCAGGGCAACAACAACGCCTACTGCCAGGACAACGAGCTGTCCTGGGTGGACTGGTCACAGCTGGAGCACAACAGGGAGCTGTTCGAGTTCACCGCGGCGGTGGTGGACCTGCGCCACCAGCACCCGGTGTTCCGCCGCCGCCGGTTCTTCGCCGGCCGCCCCATCCGCCGCGGCGACGAGCTGCGCGACATCGCCTGGTTCACCCCGGCGGGCGACGAGATGACCGACCAGGACTGGGAGGCCGGCTTCGGCCGCAGCATCATGGTCTTCCTGAACGGCACGGCGATCCCGGACCTGGACGCCCGCGGCGAGCGCGTGGTGGACGACTCGTTCCTGCTGTGCTTCAACGCCCACGACGACGACATCGAGATGACGGTCCCCGACGGCGGCTACGGCGAGGAGTGGGCGATCGTGCTCGACACCGCGACGGGCGAGGTGTTCCACCGGTCGGTCGGCGGCGTCCTGGTCGGCGGCGTGGCGGGCGACCAGCTGGCGACGCCGCGCACGGTGCCGGGCCAGGGAACGCTCGTGGTCGGCGGCCGGTCGCTGACCGTGTTGCTGCGCACCAAGGAGCAGGAGGGGTAA
- a CDS encoding GDSL-type esterase/lipase family protein, whose amino-acid sequence MRFRRTAVVLAVSASLLSPALAEASPSGGAPPGTVTLTESALQGVHGTSPDVTVRNVLTVTATGTALRVRLSNPFGSTAMTVRSVWVGKQPSTNSPALVPGSNRRATFGFRHAVTIPPGASAWTDPLPLSVRRGDHVAVSVYAPGAPVNDHTFPPPEQYTPGSFTSAGPGDAGANESGSAFGPFAPGVLWWADAISAVSSARGTIVALGDSITDGYNAFGGGPRWTDVLAERIGQLPPSRRLSVANAGISGNTVSVQPNPYDPTGQCCGPPAPLRLDRDVLSLPGVRYVLLLEGTNDLGGGDNAAPAPATQVIDAMRTIARRVHASGRRIVGATVLPMCNAAGGPKEQARLAVNEWIRTSGTFDSVLDFDAVLRDPADPTVIRADWRSDCYHPNAAGDRVLGDSIDLKVFAR is encoded by the coding sequence ATGCGTTTCCGCCGAACCGCTGTGGTCCTGGCCGTTTCCGCGTCGCTGCTGAGCCCGGCGCTGGCGGAAGCCTCGCCGTCGGGCGGGGCGCCACCGGGCACGGTCACCCTGACCGAGTCGGCGCTGCAGGGCGTGCACGGCACTTCCCCCGACGTCACCGTCCGCAACGTGCTCACCGTGACGGCGACCGGGACGGCGCTGCGGGTCCGGCTGAGCAACCCCTTCGGCAGCACCGCGATGACCGTGCGGTCGGTGTGGGTCGGCAAGCAGCCGTCGACGAATTCGCCCGCCCTGGTGCCGGGGTCGAACCGGCGGGCCACCTTCGGCTTCCGGCACGCCGTGACGATCCCGCCCGGCGCGAGTGCGTGGACCGACCCGCTGCCGCTGTCGGTCCGCCGCGGCGACCACGTCGCGGTGAGCGTCTACGCGCCGGGGGCGCCGGTCAACGACCACACCTTCCCGCCGCCGGAGCAGTACACGCCGGGGTCGTTCACCTCGGCCGGGCCCGGTGACGCCGGCGCGAACGAGTCGGGGAGCGCGTTCGGGCCCTTCGCGCCCGGGGTCCTGTGGTGGGCGGACGCGATCAGCGCCGTGTCGTCCGCGCGCGGCACGATCGTCGCCCTCGGTGACTCGATCACCGACGGCTACAACGCCTTCGGCGGCGGCCCGCGCTGGACCGACGTGCTCGCCGAACGCATCGGGCAGCTCCCGCCGTCACGGCGGCTGTCGGTGGCGAACGCCGGGATCAGCGGCAACACCGTCAGCGTCCAGCCGAACCCGTACGACCCCACCGGCCAGTGCTGCGGCCCGCCCGCGCCGCTGCGGCTCGACCGGGACGTGCTCTCGCTGCCCGGCGTGCGGTACGTCCTGCTGCTGGAGGGCACGAACGACCTGGGCGGCGGCGACAACGCGGCCCCCGCGCCGGCCACGCAGGTCATCGACGCCATGCGCACCATCGCCAGGCGGGTGCACGCGTCGGGCCGCCGGATCGTCGGCGCGACGGTCCTGCCGATGTGCAACGCGGCCGGCGGCCCCAAGGAACAGGCGCGGCTCGCGGTGAACGAGTGGATCCGCACGTCGGGGACGTTCGACTCGGTGCTCGACTTCGACGCCGTGCTGCGCGACCCGGCCGACCCGACGGTGATCCGCGCGGACTGGCGCTCCGACTGCTACCACCCGAACGCGGCAGGCGACCGCGTCCTGGGCGATTCGATCGACCTGAAGGTGTTCGCCCGCTGA